From the Candidatus Poribacteria bacterium genome, one window contains:
- a CDS encoding RNHCP domain-containing protein — MSKKFQRHIEDFICAHCSASVSGNGYTNHCPECLWSRHVDVNPGDRAASCRGLMQPIDFTIKHGDYILTHRCTTCGIEKKNKTSENDNFEAILSLQGELNNV, encoded by the coding sequence GTGAGCAAAAAATTTCAACGCCACATTGAAGATTTCATCTGTGCACATTGTAGTGCCTCCGTCAGTGGGAACGGCTACACCAATCACTGTCCAGAATGCCTCTGGAGTCGGCATGTTGACGTGAACCCCGGCGACCGAGCCGCGTCCTGTCGCGGCTTGATGCAACCGATAGATTTTACGATAAAACACGGCGATTATATCCTAACCCACCGCTGCACAACGTGTGGTATAGAGAAAAAAAACAAAACATCAGAAAATGACAACTTCGAGGCAATCCTGAGCCTACAGGGAGAATTAAACAATGTCTAA
- a CDS encoding OmpA family protein: MSKKGILAIISIFIAAIAAIVLAMVLASTSGKLEYALKELAAMYTTLERTETAKTDLEGKLAETQTMLEETRSELNQTQEILQNASEAARKIAAERNALQQDKSALEREKESLRAKLAEIESELQRIRVQSQRSIVAIQEKFKDTVGAVLDDEGKILFETGSAILSTEGRALLDAIAEEVLLNTNYADYAVRVEGHTDDAPIGGSELRNWNLSTERAIAAVKYLQVHAKVDAQRLAATGYAFYQPIDTADTPEAKAKNRRIEIILVPPQDFLSELLTSLQKVMKSIETRESQ, encoded by the coding sequence ATGTCTAAAAAAGGAATCCTCGCAATTATATCTATCTTTATTGCCGCTATCGCTGCCATCGTTCTGGCGATGGTCCTTGCTTCGACTTCAGGAAAACTTGAATATGCACTAAAGGAATTGGCTGCTATGTATACCACCTTGGAGAGAACTGAGACCGCCAAAACCGATTTGGAAGGGAAGTTGGCTGAAACCCAAACTATGCTGGAGGAAACGCGTTCAGAACTCAATCAAACACAGGAAATATTGCAGAATGCAAGCGAAGCCGCTCGAAAGATTGCTGCTGAACGGAATGCACTCCAGCAGGATAAAAGCGCGCTTGAACGCGAAAAGGAGAGTCTCCGCGCAAAACTGGCAGAGATTGAATCGGAATTACAACGGATTCGGGTCCAGTCGCAACGTTCAATTGTTGCTATTCAAGAGAAATTTAAGGATACAGTCGGCGCAGTGTTAGATGACGAAGGGAAAATTCTGTTTGAGACAGGCAGTGCGATCCTGAGCACGGAGGGAAGGGCACTTCTTGATGCAATTGCTGAGGAAGTCCTGCTAAATACGAATTATGCGGATTATGCCGTGCGGGTCGAGGGACATACTGATGATGCCCCCATTGGTGGTTCTGAGCTTCGAAACTGGAATCTTTCGACAGAACGTGCAATCGCCGCCGTAAAATACTTACAGGTACATGCGAAGGTCGATGCCCAACGCTTGGCAGCGACAGGATACGCTTTCTACCAACCGATAGATACTGCTGATACACCTGAAGCGAAAGCCAAAAATCGAAGGATCGAAATTATACTCGTGCCACCCCAAGATTTCTTATCCGAACTACTGACATCACTCCAAAAGGTGATGAAATCTATTGAGACAAGGGAATCTCAGTAA
- a CDS encoding AAA family ATPase, whose protein sequence is MIINRLIAKNWRNFRQINVPLRERQFIVGPNASGKSNLLDIFRFLRDIVKMDGGGFQKAISDRGGVSKIRCLSAGQDSEVAIEVHISDTPDAPATWRYSVGFCQADHGNCQVHLTHERVWREDEPLLDRPDADDNEDPDRLIQTALEQNAANAKFREIGRFLRSVTYLHLVPQLIRFADVIQGKVIEDDPFGQGFLERVASVHPSTRRARLKRIERTLKIAVPQFEKLEFIRDNRGRPHLRAHYSHWGSNEEGQHEDQFSDGVLRLIGLLWSLLESDSIILLEEPELSLNIGIISQLAPSISRLQKSRGSQVLVSTQSDNLLIEPGIDGTEVLLLIPEKEGTVVKISSDIDYIRALLKAGLTPGEVVLTRYPEQSSLLE, encoded by the coding sequence ATGATTATCAATCGGCTTATTGCAAAAAACTGGCGGAACTTTCGGCAGATTAATGTTCCACTTCGGGAGCGTCAGTTTATCGTAGGTCCAAATGCTTCAGGCAAATCTAACCTACTGGACATTTTTCGATTTCTCCGAGATATTGTCAAGATGGACGGTGGCGGGTTTCAAAAAGCAATCAGTGACCGCGGCGGTGTTTCCAAAATTCGGTGCCTATCCGCGGGGCAAGACTCGGAGGTTGCTATCGAAGTTCACATCTCGGACACACCAGATGCTCCCGCCACGTGGCGATATAGTGTGGGGTTTTGTCAAGCGGATCATGGAAATTGTCAAGTTCATCTCACACATGAACGCGTCTGGAGAGAGGATGAACCCCTTCTTGATAGACCTGATGCAGACGACAACGAAGATCCAGACCGCCTTATCCAAACCGCACTTGAGCAGAATGCTGCCAATGCGAAATTTCGAGAGATTGGACGATTTCTTCGTAGTGTTACCTATCTCCATCTGGTTCCACAACTCATCCGTTTCGCCGATGTGATTCAGGGCAAGGTCATTGAAGACGATCCGTTTGGTCAGGGATTTCTCGAACGAGTCGCGAGTGTGCATCCAAGTACCCGCCGTGCTCGCCTCAAGAGGATTGAACGGACCCTCAAAATTGCTGTCCCGCAGTTTGAAAAATTGGAATTTATTCGTGACAATAGAGGTCGACCACATTTACGAGCACATTATTCCCACTGGGGTTCAAATGAAGAAGGGCAGCACGAAGACCAATTTTCGGATGGAGTCCTTCGACTTATTGGACTCCTATGGTCTCTTCTCGAAAGTGACTCAATAATATTGTTAGAGGAACCTGAACTCTCTTTAAACATAGGTATTATTTCTCAACTCGCCCCTTCTATCTCTCGCCTGCAAAAAAGTCGGGGATCTCAGGTGTTGGTTAGCACGCAAAGCGATAACCTTCTTATAGAACCCGGTATTGATGGTACGGAAGTACTTTTACTCATACCTGAAAAAGAAGGAACTGTTGTCAAGATTTCGTCTGATATTGATTACATCCGAGCCCTTCTTAAGGCAGGTCTCACGCCCGGTGAAGTCGTGCTAACCAGATATCCAGAACAATCGAGCCTATTAGAATGA